A genome region from Schaalia sp. 19OD2882 includes the following:
- a CDS encoding serine/threonine-protein kinase has product MSGDQGTRVPTLGANYRLTEVIGRGATGEVWRAVDTRTHNEVAAKILRPEHMENQDLLDRFMRERSILLGLRGPGVVPVLDLVVDGGRLGIVMEYVPGGSLRDVLRAEGTLAPNLAVRVCARILDSLALARGQGIVHRDVKPDNVLLSNRWRRTGEADVRLVDFGVAGIVAAGQGHRVSGILGTPEYMSPELVSTGSAGPEGDVYGVGVVLYELLCGHTPFGHGAEPMEVAKRHVRMSAPPLPVPADLWRALSLLLAKDPQARPAPAEAAGLLRGLAPALESLPALPGPDGESTPTPTYHPATMAFPLVERTPPAPAEPKSTSTPLSFRRSRTPSAATEPLTPLAPVHVPAPDVGEPVGHTVVQPLTPPSSPVQDEPEEETPPSLWARVRRPRTLVPLIALVCVALAVGGWFIHRHLTRVDSPHSTTPQSVTGPVSATERGTATPTGLGTELVASVETTDGSVRLTVTYSAENAPLQGPFLLVLPPLGDEGGCPSISWESPAAVTRNSTAVTGVSTECGWALDPGPIAPKSTTQIKARVAPDTPLDTQALSTWLRSVHAATAQALADPAVVGNAYPVQRLSGIQVRVPSRVVVNTPVPVTVVPVWPSGTDEANPVYVSPSSGAPSTVLQAIAGGEAGVQFSDGCAGSVVVAKDGHSVAAVGASAQCTLKARVGNFLNLDSNTFAVVNSGG; this is encoded by the coding sequence GTGAGCGGGGACCAGGGGACGCGGGTCCCCACGTTGGGCGCGAACTACCGCCTGACGGAGGTCATCGGACGCGGCGCCACAGGCGAGGTGTGGCGCGCGGTGGACACCCGCACCCACAACGAGGTGGCCGCGAAGATCCTGCGTCCGGAACACATGGAGAACCAGGACCTTCTGGACCGCTTCATGCGTGAACGGTCGATCCTTCTGGGCCTGCGTGGACCCGGAGTGGTTCCTGTCCTGGACCTGGTGGTCGACGGTGGCCGACTGGGCATTGTCATGGAGTACGTCCCCGGAGGATCCTTGCGGGACGTCCTGCGGGCCGAGGGCACACTGGCGCCGAACTTGGCGGTTCGCGTGTGTGCGCGCATCCTCGACTCCTTGGCGCTGGCGCGCGGACAAGGGATCGTCCACCGCGACGTCAAACCCGACAACGTCCTGCTGTCCAACCGGTGGCGCCGAACCGGCGAGGCCGACGTCCGCCTGGTGGACTTCGGGGTGGCGGGCATCGTCGCTGCCGGCCAGGGCCACAGGGTCTCCGGAATCCTCGGCACGCCCGAGTACATGTCACCCGAGCTGGTCTCCACCGGCAGCGCAGGCCCGGAGGGCGACGTCTACGGGGTCGGCGTGGTCCTGTACGAATTGCTCTGCGGCCACACGCCCTTCGGCCACGGGGCCGAACCCATGGAGGTCGCCAAGCGCCACGTGCGCATGTCGGCGCCTCCCCTTCCCGTTCCCGCCGACCTGTGGCGTGCGCTGTCACTGTTGTTGGCCAAGGACCCCCAGGCCAGACCCGCTCCTGCGGAGGCGGCCGGACTGCTGCGCGGCCTGGCCCCCGCCCTCGAGTCGCTTCCGGCGCTGCCGGGCCCAGATGGTGAGTCCACGCCGACTCCGACCTATCACCCGGCCACGATGGCTTTCCCCCTGGTGGAGCGGACCCCTCCGGCACCCGCAGAACCGAAGTCCACCTCCACTCCACTTTCCTTCCGTCGCTCGCGAACCCCCAGCGCCGCCACCGAGCCTCTGACTCCACTCGCCCCCGTCCACGTGCCCGCACCCGACGTGGGGGAGCCGGTGGGTCACACGGTGGTCCAACCACTGACTCCGCCCTCGTCCCCCGTCCAAGACGAACCCGAGGAGGAGACGCCGCCCTCCCTGTGGGCACGAGTGCGCCGGCCGCGGACACTGGTGCCCTTGATCGCCCTGGTCTGCGTTGCCCTTGCGGTGGGCGGATGGTTCATCCACCGCCATCTCACGCGGGTGGACTCGCCCCACAGCACGACCCCCCAGTCGGTCACCGGCCCGGTCTCCGCCACTGAACGCGGCACGGCCACGCCCACGGGTCTGGGCACGGAACTGGTGGCGAGTGTGGAGACCACTGATGGGTCGGTGCGTCTGACCGTGACCTACTCTGCGGAGAACGCTCCCCTGCAGGGGCCGTTCCTGCTGGTTCTGCCCCCCTTGGGGGACGAGGGCGGATGCCCGTCGATCTCCTGGGAGTCGCCTGCTGCCGTGACGAGGAACTCGACGGCTGTGACCGGCGTGTCCACCGAATGCGGGTGGGCCCTGGACCCGGGGCCGATCGCCCCCAAGTCCACCACGCAGATCAAGGCGCGTGTGGCTCCGGACACTCCGCTGGACACCCAAGCCCTGTCGACGTGGCTGCGTTCCGTCCACGCAGCCACCGCACAGGCGTTGGCCGACCCGGCCGTGGTCGGCAACGCCTACCCTGTCCAGCGCCTCTCCGGCATCCAGGTGCGGGTGCCCAGTCGAGTCGTGGTCAACACGCCGGTGCCGGTGACAGTGGTGCCCGTGTGGCCCTCGGGCACGGATGAAGCCAACCCCGTGTACGTCAGTCCGTCCAGTGGTGCCCCTTCGACGGTTCTGCAGGCGATCGCCGGTGGTGAGGCGGGCGTGCAGTTCTCGGACGGATGCGCAGGATCAGTGGTCGTGGCCAAGGACGGGCACTCCGTGGCAGCAGTCGGAGCGTCGGCCCAGTGCACACTCAAAGCGCGTGTGGGGAACTTCCTGAACCTGGACTCGAATACGTTTGCCGTGGTCAATTCGGGTGGCTGA
- a CDS encoding RHS repeat-associated core domain-containing protein, whose product MGLRPGRPTTETVGGQLRRTYHVDPAARSMRVTDHVGDECEEWQWWWNWRGDLVHSTQDGLHTRWEHDLDGRLTRLTRPDGEATRFEYDAEGRVCAFTRDGVGRLAVERDMLGRTVAAHGDGIHVTWQWEGGFLARQVVHQDGQATEVTFQRDQNGRILARTVDGATTSYTYDDAGQLTSARTPDGNLHTFTWDVLGRMTGHDGPPGAYHYSHDQAGQLVRAIGPDGQVDYTYDNLGRRVREQCPTGQRRYTWDENDHLTKVTTLVKDGDRLQAGKEWELTWGPGGDLRSINTTPLVWDHHMGIPVPISAGNARVDVAAGLTSITQLEGADGTHGASPAHGTGDPGEWTSGPAGGATRTAVAPTWATTWNDPWATPTGLARVGEGVTISSRATLGFDALEIIGARVYDPATASFLSTDPLLAPAEAGWGHNPYSYAANNPIGMADPTGLKPVTEEQLHAYANAHSGVVSQAWNAASSWVKDNWQYIAAAAVVTAGVVMCATGVGAGIGAAILIGAATSEAFSAGAQLVTTGTIDPKRLATDIAIGGATGPIGSGVGSAVGGALARTGLCQAGRNILTGAASAAVEGGVSGGLDYLAGPGPHSVEGFVTSMGTGTLLGGAFGGGGAAIANRMKGLTGWACFTGETPVVMADGTRKPIKDIEVGEHVLAHNPHTGADEAREVLQTHTHDDTPIWQIHTGDHGVIRTTRTHRFWVQGKGWTRACDLNTGDQLQATPDAPTTHVTSVEDTGTTATVHNLTIHGLTNYYVQTTTGTTVLAHNTYDPTTPGFSPAIAVQDVARSVAEQGEDVLKAALSQAQLRAMQRHPWLRPVYLGTAVHNLTADSLDDIFGRGVFKYNASNGPDFIYTPTGTNIELSTIKGLEKHIMKAATDPRYADCFFVTD is encoded by the coding sequence GTGGGGCTTCGACCCGGCCGGCCGACCACAGAAACCGTGGGCGGACAATTGCGTCGCACCTACCACGTGGACCCGGCCGCGCGTTCCATGCGCGTGACGGACCACGTGGGCGATGAGTGCGAGGAATGGCAGTGGTGGTGGAATTGGCGTGGAGACTTGGTCCACAGCACCCAGGACGGCCTGCACACCAGGTGGGAACACGACCTCGACGGGCGCCTGACCCGCTTGACCCGGCCTGATGGGGAGGCCACCCGTTTCGAGTACGACGCCGAGGGACGGGTGTGCGCCTTCACCCGTGACGGCGTGGGGCGCCTTGCCGTCGAACGCGACATGTTGGGGCGCACGGTTGCTGCACATGGGGACGGCATCCACGTCACGTGGCAGTGGGAGGGCGGGTTCCTCGCCCGCCAGGTCGTCCACCAGGACGGCCAGGCCACGGAGGTCACCTTCCAGCGCGACCAGAACGGCCGCATCCTGGCCCGTACCGTGGACGGGGCCACCACCAGCTACACCTACGACGACGCCGGCCAACTCACCAGCGCCCGAACCCCCGATGGGAACCTGCACACCTTCACGTGGGACGTCCTTGGCCGCATGACCGGCCACGACGGACCACCGGGCGCGTACCACTACAGTCACGACCAGGCTGGCCAGCTGGTACGGGCCATCGGCCCCGACGGCCAGGTGGACTACACCTACGACAACCTCGGCCGACGTGTGCGCGAACAGTGCCCCACCGGCCAACGCCGCTACACCTGGGACGAGAACGACCACCTCACAAAGGTCACGACCCTGGTCAAGGACGGCGACCGCCTCCAGGCGGGCAAGGAATGGGAGTTGACCTGGGGCCCGGGCGGGGACTTGCGTTCCATCAACACCACCCCCCTTGTCTGGGACCACCACATGGGCATCCCCGTCCCCATCAGTGCTGGCAATGCGCGGGTGGATGTGGCCGCCGGATTGACATCCATCACCCAACTCGAGGGCGCAGATGGAACCCACGGTGCGAGCCCGGCCCACGGCACAGGTGACCCGGGTGAATGGACCTCGGGTCCGGCAGGTGGCGCCACCCGAACTGCCGTGGCTCCCACGTGGGCCACGACCTGGAACGATCCGTGGGCGACCCCCACCGGGCTTGCGCGCGTGGGCGAAGGCGTCACCATCAGTTCTCGCGCCACACTCGGCTTTGACGCTCTGGAGATCATTGGGGCCCGCGTCTACGACCCCGCCACGGCCTCGTTCTTGTCGACCGACCCCCTTCTGGCACCCGCTGAAGCCGGGTGGGGGCACAACCCCTACTCCTACGCCGCGAACAACCCCATCGGCATGGCCGACCCGACGGGCCTCAAGCCCGTCACAGAGGAGCAACTCCACGCCTACGCCAACGCCCACTCGGGCGTGGTCAGCCAAGCCTGGAACGCGGCCTCAAGCTGGGTCAAGGACAACTGGCAGTACATTGCCGCGGCCGCGGTCGTCACCGCCGGCGTGGTCATGTGCGCCACCGGGGTCGGGGCGGGCATCGGCGCCGCCATCCTCATCGGCGCCGCCACCTCCGAAGCCTTCTCCGCCGGAGCCCAACTGGTCACCACCGGCACCATCGACCCCAAGCGTTTGGCCACCGACATTGCCATCGGTGGAGCCACCGGCCCCATCGGCAGCGGCGTGGGTTCAGCGGTGGGCGGGGCCTTGGCCCGCACAGGACTGTGCCAAGCAGGACGCAACATCCTCACCGGAGCCGCCTCGGCCGCCGTCGAAGGCGGCGTCTCAGGCGGCCTGGACTACCTGGCCGGCCCCGGCCCCCACAGCGTCGAAGGCTTCGTCACCAGCATGGGAACAGGCACCCTGCTGGGCGGCGCCTTCGGCGGTGGTGGTGCTGCCATCGCCAACCGCATGAAGGGCTTGACCGGGTGGGCCTGCTTCACAGGCGAGACCCCCGTCGTCATGGCCGATGGGACCCGCAAGCCCATCAAGGACATCGAGGTGGGCGAGCACGTCCTGGCCCACAACCCCCACACCGGAGCCGACGAGGCCCGCGAAGTCCTCCAAACCCACACCCACGACGACACACCGATCTGGCAGATCCACACCGGCGACCACGGGGTCATCCGCACCACCCGAACCCACCGCTTCTGGGTCCAGGGCAAAGGCTGGACCCGGGCCTGCGACCTCAATACCGGCGACCAGCTGCAGGCCACCCCGGACGCCCCCACCACGCACGTCACCTCCGTGGAGGACACAGGCACCACCGCCACCGTCCACAACCTCACCATCCACGGCCTCACCAACTACTACGTGCAAACCACCACCGGCACCACAGTCCTCGCACACAACACCTACGATCCAACGACCCCAGGCTTCTCACCGGCCATCGCGGTACAAGATGTTGCGCGCTCAGTGGCAGAGCAGGGTGAAGACGTGCTCAAGGCTGCCCTGTCACAAGCTCAATTGAGAGCGATGCAGCGCCATCCATGGCTGAGGCCGGTCTACTTGGGCACAGCAGTTCACAATTTGACCGCGGACTCACTTGATGACATCTTTGGGCGAGGCGTCTTCAAGTACAATGCCAGCAACGGCCCCGATTTCATTTACACGCCGACCGGCACCAATATCGAATTGTCAACCATCAAAGGCCTTGAGAAGCACATCATGAAAGCCGCCACAGATCCACGTTATGCAGACTGCTTTTTCGTGACAGACTAG
- a CDS encoding pentapeptide repeat-containing protein: MYILNMPHNLGTMLTSDTQRVVGEDWSNAKVDEFAVNGTLFEDCIFDRLRVKQFNTGGLGVVTEFVNCSFEDANIIFRSSNPASFIDCSFRGARLRGINHDRLTLIDCDFREAVLRQCIFRAHSILSKHEDSNPIPNEIRGNNFSTATLVDCAFRLGVDLTLQQMPTGADYAWTPDGDKALDRVEALVNSWCDTFPEDHEEFEGWLEIWREDLQNGQHHLFVTHHKPTMSERGFAQIRQAILNT; the protein is encoded by the coding sequence ATGTACATCTTGAACATGCCACACAATCTGGGCACGATGCTCACCAGTGACACACAGAGAGTGGTTGGCGAGGACTGGTCGAATGCGAAAGTTGATGAGTTCGCCGTCAATGGAACCTTGTTCGAGGACTGCATATTCGACCGACTCAGGGTGAAACAATTCAATACCGGCGGACTTGGAGTGGTGACCGAGTTTGTCAACTGCTCCTTCGAAGATGCCAACATCATTTTCCGCTCAAGCAATCCCGCCAGCTTCATTGACTGTTCATTTCGAGGCGCGCGACTGCGTGGAATTAACCATGACAGACTCACCCTGATTGACTGCGACTTTCGGGAGGCAGTCCTACGCCAGTGCATCTTTCGTGCGCACTCGATTCTCTCCAAGCATGAGGACTCAAACCCAATCCCTAACGAAATTCGCGGAAACAATTTCTCAACTGCCACGCTCGTCGACTGCGCATTCCGCCTTGGGGTGGACCTGACCCTGCAACAAATGCCCACAGGTGCAGACTATGCTTGGACGCCCGATGGAGACAAGGCTTTGGACCGGGTCGAAGCACTCGTCAACTCCTGGTGCGACACCTTCCCTGAAGACCATGAGGAATTCGAAGGCTGGCTTGAAATCTGGCGCGAGGACTTGCAAAACGGACAGCACCATCTGTTTGTGACACACCACAAACCAACAATGAGTGAGCGAGGTTTCGCGCAGATCCGGCAGGCGATTCTGAACACATGA